A single Desulfuromonadales bacterium DNA region contains:
- the lon gene encoding endopeptidase La, whose translation MFEKALSIPPVLAIHPMREQVMFPHMVFPLFVQAAAMPMVDEAMRGEHLLGLVACFGAGEACRLEEFSRIGTVCRINQIFRFPEGGCKVVVEGLARIRLRSFTQERPFHLARVEAVEERESRGLVSEAMVQSVNALLKIALAYGRPLPGDVLKMIDQIEEAGRLADLVAVYLNLPLKDQQRILEIIDPLERLKEVYLHLTSEVQKLQVRGEVQSEVAKRLGKTQKEYLLREQMRQIQEELGDEDPRQAELNEFRKRIAQAGMPESVRAVAEKELARLERINPASPEYTVARTYLEYLCTVPWNRGTEDALDINRAQQVLDEDHYNLREVKERILEYLAVRSLRATTKGPILCFVGPPGVGKTSLGRSIARAMGRKFIRISLGGMKDEAEIRGHRRTYIGALPGRIIQEICRAEANNPVFMLDEVDKIGQDFRGDPSSALLEVLDPEQNNSFADHYLDVPFDLSRVMFITTANIMDPVPHALKDRMEVIPLAGYSDEEKLQIAFKYLVPKQLEESGLGDHPLTFEEAAVRKIIQDYTREAGVRSLERQVASICRKVAKEITQRSERVRQKIRPADVEELLGPRRFFIDVAAEEDRVGVVTGLAWTESGGDIIFVEASRMAGKKELQLTGSLGEVMQESAKAALTYVRAHAAEFGIDPDFFEKSDLHIHVPSGAIPKDGPSAGITIATALISLLSGCPARRDVAMTGELTLSGRILPIGGVKEKVLAARRARVTTVLLPERNRDNLKDIDEHIQKEMTIVFVDSMQEVVARTLVGGRNSRPRESFDCPRSAQLTAPS comes from the coding sequence ATGTTCGAAAAGGCCCTTTCCATACCACCGGTCCTGGCCATCCATCCCATGCGGGAACAGGTGATGTTTCCCCACATGGTCTTTCCGCTCTTTGTCCAGGCGGCGGCGATGCCGATGGTCGACGAGGCGATGCGCGGCGAGCATCTGCTCGGACTGGTCGCCTGCTTCGGGGCCGGTGAAGCCTGTCGTCTCGAGGAGTTTTCCCGGATCGGTACGGTCTGCCGCATCAACCAGATCTTCCGTTTCCCGGAAGGGGGGTGCAAGGTGGTGGTGGAGGGCCTGGCGCGCATCCGGCTCCGCAGCTTCACCCAGGAAAGGCCATTCCATCTAGCCAGGGTCGAGGCGGTCGAAGAGCGCGAAAGCCGCGGACTGGTTTCCGAGGCGATGGTGCAGAGCGTCAACGCCCTGCTCAAGATCGCTCTCGCCTACGGCCGGCCGCTGCCCGGCGACGTCCTCAAGATGATCGACCAGATCGAGGAAGCCGGCCGGCTGGCCGACCTGGTGGCGGTCTACCTCAACCTGCCGCTCAAGGACCAGCAGCGGATCCTGGAAATTATCGACCCCCTCGAGCGGCTCAAGGAGGTTTACCTGCATCTGACCAGCGAGGTGCAGAAGCTCCAGGTGCGCGGGGAGGTGCAGTCCGAGGTGGCCAAGCGGCTCGGCAAGACGCAGAAGGAATACCTGCTGCGCGAGCAGATGCGGCAGATCCAGGAAGAACTCGGCGACGAAGACCCCCGCCAGGCCGAGCTCAACGAGTTCCGCAAGCGCATCGCCCAGGCGGGAATGCCGGAGAGTGTTCGCGCCGTGGCGGAGAAGGAGCTCGCCCGCCTGGAGCGGATCAATCCCGCCTCTCCCGAATATACGGTGGCGCGCACCTACCTCGAATATCTCTGCACCGTCCCCTGGAACCGGGGGACGGAGGATGCCCTCGACATCAACCGCGCCCAGCAGGTGCTGGACGAGGACCATTACAACCTCAGGGAGGTCAAGGAGCGCATCCTCGAGTACCTGGCGGTCCGCTCCCTGCGGGCGACGACCAAAGGTCCCATTCTCTGCTTCGTCGGGCCGCCCGGCGTGGGCAAGACCTCGCTGGGGCGGTCGATCGCCCGGGCGATGGGACGCAAATTCATCCGTATCTCGCTGGGGGGAATGAAGGACGAGGCGGAGATCCGCGGCCACCGGCGCACCTACATCGGCGCCCTGCCGGGGCGGATCATCCAGGAGATCTGCCGGGCGGAGGCCAACAACCCGGTCTTCATGCTCGACGAGGTCGACAAGATCGGCCAGGACTTTCGCGGCGACCCCTCCTCGGCCCTGCTGGAAGTTCTCGATCCCGAGCAGAACAACTCCTTTGCCGATCACTACCTGGATGTCCCTTTCGATCTCTCCAGGGTGATGTTCATCACCACGGCCAACATCATGGACCCCGTCCCGCACGCCCTCAAGGACCGCATGGAGGTCATCCCCCTGGCGGGCTACAGCGACGAGGAGAAACTGCAGATCGCCTTCAAGTACCTTGTTCCCAAGCAGCTCGAAGAGAGCGGTCTCGGCGACCACCCCCTGACTTTCGAAGAGGCCGCCGTGCGCAAGATTATCCAGGACTACACCCGCGAGGCGGGGGTGCGCAGCCTGGAACGGCAGGTCGCCTCGATCTGCCGCAAGGTCGCCAAGGAGATCACCCAGCGCAGCGAACGGGTTCGTCAGAAGATTCGCCCGGCCGATGTGGAGGAACTCCTCGGTCCCCGGCGTTTTTTCATTGATGTGGCGGCCGAAGAGGACCGCGTCGGCGTCGTCACCGGTCTCGCCTGGACCGAGTCGGGCGGCGACATCATCTTCGTCGAGGCGTCGCGCATGGCCGGCAAGAAGGAACTGCAGCTGACCGGCAGCCTCGGCGAGGTGATGCAGGAGTCGGCCAAGGCGGCTCTGACCTACGTTCGCGCCCATGCCGCCGAATTCGGCATCGATCCGGATTTCTTCGAGAAAAGCGATCTGCACATTCACGTCCCCTCCGGGGCGATCCCCAAGGATGGGCCTTCGGCCGGCATTACCATTGCCACCGCCCTTATTTCCCTGCTCAGCGGCTGCCCGGCCCGGCGTGACGTCGCCATGACCGGCGAGTTGACGCTGTCGGGGCGCATCTTGCCGATCGGCGGAGTCAAGGAGAAGGTGCTGGCGGCCCGCCGCGCCCGGGTGACGACCGTCCTGCTGCCCGAGCGCAACCGGGACAACCTCAAGGATATCGACGAGCACATCCAGAAAGAGATGACCATCGTCTTCGTCGACAGCATGCAGGAGGTGGTTGCCCGGACCTTGGTCGGCGGGCGCAACAGCCGTCCCCGGGAAAGCTTCGACTGTCCGCGGTCAGCCCAGCTGACTGCCCCTTCCTGA
- a CDS encoding ABC transporter permease → MPLAAVETSVKRFLLEADLYARLVFKTLARVFSHPFYGRETIYQLQRIGVDSLFIILLTGIFTGMVLALQGVTVLTRFGATSFVGSMLGLSIVRELGPVLAALMVAGRVGSSITAELGTMAVTEQLDAYAVEGTDVVRKLVVPRFLACLISLPLLTVLADTIALFGGFVIVGTMTDLYAGFYWNSVVDFLELPDLAMGLCKPLFFGLVIASIGCHVGLRTVGGAEAVGVAAKRSVVLASIFILVSDFFLTKLFLVFFR, encoded by the coding sequence ATGCCTCTGGCTGCCGTCGAAACCTCCGTCAAGCGCTTCCTGCTGGAAGCCGACCTCTACGCCCGCCTGGTTTTCAAGACCCTCGCCCGCGTGTTCAGCCATCCCTTCTACGGGCGCGAGACGATCTACCAGCTGCAGCGCATCGGCGTCGATTCCCTCTTCATCATTCTGCTCACCGGCATCTTCACCGGCATGGTCCTCGCCCTGCAGGGGGTGACCGTGCTGACCCGCTTCGGCGCCACCTCCTTTGTCGGCAGCATGCTCGGCCTCTCCATCGTCCGCGAGCTCGGGCCGGTGCTGGCGGCGCTGATGGTCGCCGGCCGGGTCGGCTCTTCGATCACCGCCGAGTTGGGGACGATGGCGGTCACCGAGCAGCTCGACGCCTATGCCGTCGAGGGGACCGACGTGGTGCGCAAGCTGGTGGTGCCGCGCTTTCTCGCCTGTCTGATCAGTCTGCCGCTGCTGACCGTCCTGGCCGATACCATCGCCCTGTTCGGCGGCTTTGTCATCGTCGGCACCATGACCGATCTCTATGCCGGCTTCTACTGGAATTCGGTGGTCGATTTCCTGGAGCTCCCGGATCTGGCCATGGGCCTGTGCAAGCCGCTCTTCTTCGGGTTGGTGATCGCCTCGATCGGCTGCCACGTGGGACTGCGCACCGTCGGCGGTGCCGAAGCGGTGGGAGTGGCCGCCAAGCGCTCGGTGGTGTTGGCCTCGATCTTCATTCTCGTCTCCGACTTTTTCCTGACCAAACTATTCCTGGTGTTTTTCCGATGA
- a CDS encoding MlaD family protein, which produces MKRSKDIRWAEVQVGLLLVVSLVFLAIGIFLVGEKTRLFTQTTKVSVLLPNVQGLKAGAPVWLSGVVIGTVADIAFSEPLRSDQVTVTLAIDAPAARRLGPDAVVTVKTRGLVGEKYIDITPGTRFGLLPDVPLQGIAPTGLDEAVLQAHSAFQRLDRLIETFEGGDGSLSRLVNDPALYDNLVHLTERLQKVLTSMTEGDGSLAKIITDPQLYQKMVDFSAQGESAARKMEQFVTSMQDPGGTLARLAHDPALYDESLETVRQARLSLVEVDALLRAIREGKGTAGKLISEAELHDQLARTLENLDALVQDMKKNPGRYVNFSLF; this is translated from the coding sequence GTGAAACGGAGCAAGGATATCCGCTGGGCCGAAGTTCAGGTCGGCTTGCTGCTGGTAGTGAGCCTCGTTTTTCTGGCCATCGGCATCTTCCTGGTGGGTGAAAAGACGCGTCTGTTTACCCAGACGACCAAGGTTTCGGTACTGCTGCCGAATGTGCAGGGTCTCAAGGCCGGGGCGCCGGTCTGGCTTTCCGGGGTCGTCATCGGCACCGTGGCGGACATCGCCTTCAGCGAGCCGCTGCGTTCCGACCAGGTGACCGTGACCCTGGCCATCGACGCGCCCGCCGCCCGGCGCCTGGGGCCCGATGCCGTGGTGACGGTCAAGACCCGCGGGCTGGTCGGCGAGAAGTATATCGACATCACTCCCGGTACCCGGTTCGGGCTGTTGCCCGACGTGCCGCTGCAGGGAATCGCGCCGACCGGGCTCGACGAGGCGGTCCTCCAGGCCCATTCGGCTTTCCAGCGTCTCGACCGCCTGATCGAAACCTTTGAGGGGGGGGATGGCTCGCTGAGCCGGCTGGTCAACGATCCGGCCCTCTACGACAATCTGGTGCACCTGACCGAGCGGCTGCAAAAGGTGCTGACCTCCATGACCGAAGGGGATGGGAGCCTGGCGAAAATCATCACCGATCCGCAGCTTTACCAGAAGATGGTCGATTTCTCCGCGCAGGGGGAGAGTGCCGCCCGCAAGATGGAGCAGTTCGTGACCTCCATGCAGGATCCCGGCGGCACCCTCGCCCGCCTGGCCCACGACCCGGCCCTTTACGACGAGAGCCTCGAGACGGTGCGCCAGGCCCGGCTTTCACTGGTGGAAGTCGATGCCCTGCTGCGGGCGATCCGCGAAGGGAAGGGGACCGCCGGCAAGCTGATCAGCGAGGCCGAGCTGCACGACCAGTTGGCCCGGACGCTGGAAAACCTCGACGCTCTGGTGCAGGACATGAAGAAGAACCCGGGTCGCTACGTGAATTTTTCGCTGTTCTGA
- the pfkA gene encoding 6-phosphofructokinase — protein sequence MKRIAVLTSGGDCSGMNATLRAVVRAGLASGLEILGVRKGYRGLLDRQHEILTTRSVSNILQRGGTFLQSARCKEMLTEEGQRRAAEHLKGLGVEGLIVIGGDGSLRGALALHRQGVQALAIPASIDNDIPFTDMALGVDTALNNIVHAVDCLKDTASSHDRTFVVETMGRNCGYLAVASAVACGAEYAIVPEVPYDLAEICRNLRRRFEEGRDNSIIMVAEGVATAQTIAERIKDCVGFETRIMVLGHYQRGGSPSTFDRLLGARFGVAAVEGLLRGETGKMVGLRCTSMELTELERVVQEPSRPIDPMILKLAGTLGA from the coding sequence ATGAAACGCATCGCGGTATTGACCAGCGGCGGCGACTGTTCGGGAATGAACGCCACCCTGCGGGCGGTAGTGCGCGCCGGTCTCGCCTCAGGGCTGGAGATATTGGGCGTCCGCAAGGGCTATCGCGGCCTGCTCGATCGCCAGCACGAGATTCTCACCACCCGCTCGGTCAGCAACATCCTGCAGCGCGGCGGCACTTTCCTGCAGAGCGCGCGCTGCAAGGAGATGCTCACCGAGGAAGGGCAGCGGCGGGCGGCCGAGCACCTGAAGGGACTCGGCGTCGAGGGGCTGATCGTGATCGGCGGTGACGGCTCGCTGCGCGGCGCCCTTGCCCTGCACCGGCAGGGGGTGCAAGCCCTCGCCATCCCCGCCTCCATCGACAACGACATCCCCTTCACCGACATGGCCCTCGGCGTCGACACGGCGCTGAACAACATCGTCCATGCCGTCGACTGCCTCAAGGACACCGCCTCCTCGCACGACCGCACCTTCGTCGTCGAAACCATGGGACGCAACTGCGGCTATCTGGCAGTCGCCTCGGCGGTCGCCTGCGGCGCCGAATACGCGATTGTCCCCGAGGTCCCCTACGACCTCGCAGAGATCTGCAGGAATCTGCGCCGCCGCTTCGAGGAGGGGCGCGACAACTCGATCATCATGGTTGCCGAGGGGGTCGCCACCGCCCAGACCATCGCCGAGCGGATCAAGGACTGCGTCGGCTTCGAGACCCGCATCATGGTCCTTGGCCACTACCAGCGCGGCGGCTCGCCCTCCACCTTCGACCGCTTGCTCGGCGCCCGCTTCGGGGTGGCGGCGGTGGAAGGGCTGCTGCGCGGAGAAACGGGGAAAATGGTCGGCCTCCGCTGTACCAGCATGGAATTGACGGAACTGGAGAGGGTGGTGCAGGAGCCCAGTCGTCCCATCGATCCGATGATTCTGAAGCTGGCCGGGACGCTCGGGGCATAA
- a CDS encoding ATP-binding cassette domain-containing protein, translating to MIRLEDVYLAKAHKEILTGLTLEVTADERLVILGESGVGKSTILKVILGLWKPDRGRVLLHGKDINRLPESELIERRKTLAVVFQGGALFDSLTVGENVGYRLFEAGRLAPAAIEEIVREKLAEVGLEEAIDLYPSQLSGGMRKRAAIARALAADPQLILFDEPTAGLDPVASCRINELIVRCQDEGKGTVVVTHDLECAFRVGEQLMLLDNGRIVFQGDRSAMESSVLPAVRRFLHPEQYVNDKGRQP from the coding sequence ATGATCAGACTCGAGGATGTCTATCTCGCAAAGGCGCACAAGGAAATCCTCACGGGGCTCACCCTGGAGGTTACGGCCGACGAGCGCCTGGTGATCCTGGGGGAGTCCGGGGTCGGCAAGAGCACCATCCTGAAGGTGATCCTGGGGTTGTGGAAACCGGACCGGGGGCGGGTCCTGCTGCACGGCAAGGACATCAACCGGCTGCCGGAGAGTGAACTGATCGAGCGGCGCAAGACGCTGGCGGTGGTCTTTCAGGGAGGGGCTCTGTTCGATTCCCTGACCGTGGGGGAGAACGTCGGCTACCGGTTGTTCGAGGCCGGGCGGCTGGCGCCGGCGGCCATCGAGGAAATTGTCCGCGAGAAGCTGGCGGAAGTGGGGCTGGAGGAGGCGATCGACCTCTACCCCTCCCAGCTCTCCGGCGGCATGCGCAAACGGGCGGCGATCGCCCGGGCGCTGGCGGCCGACCCGCAGCTCATCCTCTTTGACGAACCGACCGCCGGCCTCGATCCGGTGGCTTCCTGCCGAATCAACGAGCTTATCGTCCGCTGCCAGGATGAAGGAAAAGGGACGGTGGTCGTCACTCACGACCTGGAGTGCGCTTTCCGGGTGGGAGAACAACTGATGCTGCTCGACAACGGACGGATCGTCTTTCAGGGCGACCGCTCGGCCATGGAGAGTTCGGTCCTGCCGGCCGTCAGGCGCTTTCTCCATCCGGAACAGTACGTGAATGACAAAGGGAGGCAACCGTGA